In Streptomyces sp. NBC_00483, a single window of DNA contains:
- a CDS encoding SDR family NAD(P)-dependent oxidoreductase produces the protein MSNLTPTSPLRDWLANPAAGQILRGMLASQGQSEEALAPALGLPLEQLVKMSGGKFPAELVGVLVTAAETGEIPEGLPTAPPAAHATAADPGIEIGAPEQWTEQVTSGRFSGQTVVVTGAASGIGRAVASRVVREGGRVVAVDVSGDKLADLATELGEALVPVAADITEPTSADTVLAAAGGRVDALANVAGVMDNDAAVHEVDDKIWERVMRINVDGPMLLMRAVVPGMLAAGGGRIVNIVSEAALRGSAAGAAYTTSKHALVGLTKSSAYQYAGTGVQVNAVAPGAVATGIQVPEGAPYGSARTAKMRVAIPGLAMAEELAASVTFLLSKDAVNLNGVILPSDGGWSVA, from the coding sequence ATGTCGAACCTCACCCCCACCTCCCCACTGCGCGACTGGCTCGCGAACCCCGCCGCGGGGCAGATCCTGCGCGGCATGCTGGCCTCCCAGGGGCAGAGCGAGGAAGCCCTGGCCCCCGCCCTCGGCCTGCCGCTGGAGCAGCTCGTCAAGATGTCCGGCGGCAAGTTCCCCGCGGAGCTGGTCGGTGTGCTGGTCACCGCCGCCGAGACCGGTGAGATACCCGAGGGCCTGCCCACCGCTCCCCCGGCCGCGCACGCCACCGCCGCGGACCCGGGCATCGAGATCGGCGCCCCCGAGCAGTGGACCGAGCAGGTCACCTCCGGCCGCTTCTCCGGCCAGACCGTCGTCGTCACCGGCGCCGCCTCCGGCATCGGCAGGGCCGTCGCCTCGCGTGTCGTACGCGAGGGCGGCCGGGTCGTCGCCGTCGACGTGTCGGGCGACAAACTGGCCGATCTGGCCACCGAGTTGGGCGAGGCCCTCGTGCCGGTCGCCGCTGACATCACCGAGCCCACGTCCGCCGACACCGTGCTCGCCGCGGCGGGCGGCCGCGTGGACGCGCTCGCGAACGTCGCGGGCGTGATGGACAACGACGCCGCCGTGCACGAGGTCGACGACAAGATCTGGGAGCGCGTCATGCGCATCAACGTCGACGGGCCGATGCTGCTGATGCGCGCCGTGGTGCCCGGAATGCTCGCGGCGGGCGGCGGCCGGATCGTGAACATCGTGTCCGAGGCGGCGCTGCGCGGCTCGGCGGCCGGCGCCGCGTACACGACCTCGAAGCACGCCCTCGTGGGCCTGACGAAGTCCTCGGCGTACCAGTACGCGGGCACGGGCGTGCAGGTCAACGCGGTGGCGCCGGGCGCCGTCGCCACGGGGATCCAGGTCCCGGAGGGCGCGCCGTACGGCTCCGCCCGCACCGCGAAGATGCGCGTGGCGATCCCCGGTCTCGCGATGGCGGAGGAGCTGGCCGCCTCCGTCACGTTCCTGCTCAGCAAGGACGCGGTGAACCTCAACGGGGTCATTCTGCCGTCGGACGGCGGCTGGTCGGTGGCCTGA
- a CDS encoding helix-turn-helix domain-containing protein: protein MTNPSDPDQARPANQGRRVAARNRAALIAAAREVFAEQGLNAPLSSVARLAGVGQGSLYRHFADRVALASAVLDENVRQIEAAAAEPDANLKSVLGVVTWHITRSTAFVDLLRVRGDDEQGRELSARVRGVLGRCPSAGRGLSADELMLAIAMVSGAVAGPTLAERERLALAAWGLLGVEVGPLRSVELGDD, encoded by the coding sequence GTGACGAACCCCTCCGACCCCGATCAGGCCCGCCCGGCGAACCAGGGACGCCGCGTCGCGGCCCGCAACCGGGCCGCCCTCATCGCCGCCGCCCGCGAGGTCTTCGCCGAGCAGGGGCTGAACGCGCCGCTGTCCTCCGTCGCGCGCCTGGCCGGGGTCGGGCAGGGCAGTCTGTACCGGCACTTCGCCGACCGGGTCGCGCTGGCCTCGGCCGTGCTCGACGAGAACGTACGGCAGATCGAGGCGGCCGCCGCCGAGCCGGACGCGAACCTCAAGTCCGTTCTCGGCGTGGTCACTTGGCACATCACACGCTCCACCGCCTTCGTCGATCTGCTGCGGGTGCGCGGGGACGACGAGCAGGGCCGGGAACTGTCCGCGCGGGTGCGCGGCGTCCTCGGCCGCTGTCCGTCCGCCGGGCGCGGTCTGTCCGCCGACGAGCTGATGCTCGCCATCGCGATGGTCTCCGGCGCCGTCGCGGGACCCACCCTCGCCGAGCGCGAACGCCTGGCGCTCGCGGCCTGGGGGCTGCTCGGCGTCGAGGTGGGGCCGCTGCGCTCCGTCGAGCTCGGCGACGACTGA
- a CDS encoding SDR family oxidoreductase → MPKPVVVVIGVGGMGREIARRQGSGARLVLADFDAESLASVAEGLTADGYDVTPLRVDVAERTSVAELAATAARLGPVTQVAHTAGLSPVQAPTAAVLAVDLLGVALVLEEFGAVIAEGGAGVVIASMAGHLAPLPPEVEAALRSTPTDALLDLPFLRPDALADPGAAYAFAKRANHLRVQAASRAWGARGARVNTISPGVISTAMGRAELAGESGDQIRAMIESSGTGRAGTPNDITEAAAFLLSPAASFVTGTDLLVDGGAVAAARSTAGRGDSAS, encoded by the coding sequence ATGCCCAAGCCCGTGGTCGTCGTCATCGGTGTCGGCGGGATGGGGCGGGAGATCGCCCGCCGGCAGGGCTCCGGGGCCCGCCTCGTACTGGCCGACTTCGACGCCGAGTCGCTGGCGTCGGTGGCCGAGGGGCTGACGGCCGACGGCTACGACGTCACGCCGCTGCGGGTCGACGTCGCCGAGCGCACCTCCGTCGCGGAGCTGGCCGCGACCGCCGCGCGGCTCGGCCCGGTCACGCAGGTCGCGCACACCGCGGGCCTGTCCCCGGTGCAGGCCCCGACCGCGGCCGTGCTGGCCGTGGACCTGCTGGGGGTCGCCCTGGTCCTGGAGGAGTTCGGCGCGGTGATCGCCGAGGGCGGCGCGGGTGTGGTGATCGCGTCGATGGCCGGGCACCTGGCCCCGCTGCCGCCCGAGGTCGAGGCCGCGCTGCGCTCCACGCCCACCGACGCGCTGCTCGACCTGCCGTTCCTGCGGCCGGACGCGCTGGCCGACCCCGGCGCCGCCTACGCCTTCGCGAAGCGCGCCAACCATCTGCGGGTACAGGCCGCCTCCCGCGCGTGGGGCGCGCGCGGGGCCCGCGTCAACACGATCAGCCCCGGCGTGATCTCCACCGCGATGGGCCGCGCGGAGCTGGCCGGCGAGTCCGGCGACCAAATACGGGCCATGATCGAGAGCTCGGGCACGGGCCGCGCCGGCACCCCGAACGACATCACGGAGGCGGCGGCGTTCCTGCTCTCCCCCGCGGCGTCCTTCGTCACGGGAACCGACCTGCTGGTCGACGGCGGAGCGGTGGCCGCGGCGCGCTCGACGGCGGGGCGGGGCGACTCGGCGTCCTGA
- a CDS encoding cytochrome P450 family protein, with translation MPDQQILVLDPNSPDHHAEHRALRERGPATLVDILGVTAWSVSDPALLKQLLTSPHVSKNARAHWPAFAETVATWPLALWVAVDNMFTAYGSDHRRLRRMIAPTFSARRITAMQADIEALVTGILDGLDELPDGEVVDLREQLAYPLPIAVVSRLMGVPGSQRAQFRTMVDGIFATTLTAEEAAKNTAAVYQLLDELIDSKRADPADDMTSLLIATRDDEGDGSTMSDAELRDTLLLMISAGYETTVNLIDQAVTSLLADPAQLAHIRTGRCTWQDVVEETLRHEPAVKHLPLRYALQDIPLPDGQTIRAGEAILASYAAANRHPDLHGDTADEFDATRPTKEHLAFGHGVHFCLGAPLARLEVTTALRLLFERFPHLQLAVPVEELAPYPTLISNGHVSLPVRLRPDDDARH, from the coding sequence GTGCCCGACCAGCAGATACTCGTCCTCGACCCCAACAGCCCCGACCACCACGCCGAGCACCGGGCGTTACGGGAGCGCGGGCCGGCCACGCTCGTCGACATCCTCGGGGTGACCGCCTGGTCGGTCTCCGATCCCGCGCTCCTCAAGCAGCTGCTCACCAGCCCGCACGTGTCCAAGAACGCCCGCGCCCACTGGCCGGCCTTCGCCGAGACGGTCGCCACCTGGCCGCTGGCGCTGTGGGTGGCCGTCGACAACATGTTCACCGCCTACGGCAGCGACCACCGCCGGCTGCGCCGCATGATCGCCCCCACCTTCTCGGCCCGCCGCATCACCGCGATGCAGGCCGACATCGAGGCACTCGTCACCGGCATCCTCGACGGCCTCGACGAACTCCCCGACGGTGAAGTGGTCGACCTGCGCGAGCAGTTGGCGTACCCGCTGCCGATCGCCGTCGTCAGCCGGCTGATGGGCGTGCCGGGCAGCCAGCGGGCCCAGTTCCGCACCATGGTGGACGGGATCTTCGCCACCACCCTCACCGCCGAGGAGGCCGCCAAGAACACGGCCGCCGTCTACCAGCTCCTCGACGAGCTGATCGATTCCAAGCGCGCCGACCCGGCCGACGACATGACCTCGCTCCTCATCGCCACCCGCGACGACGAGGGCGACGGCAGCACCATGAGCGACGCGGAACTGCGCGACACCCTGCTGTTGATGATCAGCGCGGGCTACGAGACGACCGTCAATCTCATCGACCAGGCGGTCACCTCGCTGCTCGCCGACCCGGCCCAACTCGCCCATATCCGCACAGGACGCTGCACCTGGCAGGACGTCGTCGAGGAGACACTGCGGCACGAGCCGGCCGTGAAGCACCTCCCCCTGCGCTACGCGCTCCAGGACATCCCGCTGCCCGACGGGCAGACCATCCGCGCCGGTGAGGCCATCCTCGCGTCCTACGCCGCCGCCAACCGCCACCCGGACCTGCACGGCGACACCGCCGACGAGTTCGACGCCACCCGTCCCACCAAGGAGCATCTCGCCTTCGGGCACGGCGTCCACTTCTGCCTCGGCGCCCCGCTCGCCCGCCTGGAGGTGACCACCGCGCTGCGGCTGCTCTTCGAGCGCTTCCCGCACCTGCAACTCGCGGTACCGGTCGAGGAACTGGCCCCGTACCCCACCCTGATCAGCAACGGGCACGTGTCGCTGCCCGTGCGCCTGCGGCCGGACGACGACGCGCGGCACTGA
- a CDS encoding Na+/H+ antiporter subunit A has translation MTALVLAHFVVALCAAPLIRRVGPRGFVALALPPAAALGWALSRWGEVSGGGASEEAWWWIRDYDVEIAFRLDALSLVMVLLAAGIGALVLLYCVRYFDGGARQLGSFGGNLLAFAGAMLGLVLADDLMTLYLFWELTTVLSFLLIGYDSEKRASRRCALQALTVTSVGGLAMFVGFLMLGHLAGTYRISRILESPPAASGTLSAALVLILCGALAKSAIWPLSMWLPNAMAAPTPVSAYLHAAAMVKAGVYLVARFAPAFAHVTPWRPMLLTLGAVTMLLGGWRALRLNDLKLVLAYGTVSQLGFLVVLAGAGSYNAALAAIAMLLGHALFKAPLFLVTGIVDHASGTRDLRSLSGVGRRLPWVCTVAVLAGASMAALPPLLGFAAKEAAFEALLHGSAGERWVLACVVVGSALTTAYTLRFLWGAFARKPGVADTPVHRVGAAFLAPPALLALAGLLLGPGIDWTAHLFEQYAKQYPTPAHPYHLALWHGFGPALGLSVLAWAGGAALFLAREPVVRLGRRFAWPKADEVFGRTVLGLERSSLQITGAVQKGSLPSYVATVLGVMFLGLLAVLATDRPWGATPAPRVWDHPMQAGVGALTCACALMCLVVQRRMKAAVLAGLTGYGTALLYVVQGAPDLALTQFGVETVSTVVLVLVLRRLPVFFGDTQRTWRWGVSMLLALGSSVAVACAVWLAAGARTAEPAGAAQIEETAHHGLKDVVATILVDFRAWDTMGESAVLAVAVLGVTSLLYVHRRQGRATAPAPRLPGGVTAWSLANSRLKVPAKYQQGAPERSWLVAGDTLAPEHRSVVFEVVARLVFHPILMLSVYLLLCAENLPGGGFVGGLVAGVALTIRYLAGGRHELAVAAPVHPGFFTGLGLTLSTSVALVGLADGTVLHGWTWHGHLPLIGDWHASTAVIFDLGVYLLVLGVVLDVVRALGSKIDQQTEYRASLALAGEAQNP, from the coding sequence ATGACCGCACTGGTCCTTGCACACTTCGTCGTCGCGCTCTGCGCTGCCCCGCTGATCCGCCGGGTGGGGCCGCGCGGGTTCGTGGCGCTCGCGCTGCCGCCCGCCGCCGCCCTCGGTTGGGCGCTGTCCCGCTGGGGCGAGGTGAGCGGCGGCGGGGCGAGCGAAGAGGCCTGGTGGTGGATCAGGGACTACGACGTCGAGATCGCGTTCCGGCTCGACGCGCTGTCCCTCGTCATGGTGCTGCTCGCCGCCGGCATCGGGGCGCTCGTGCTGCTGTACTGCGTGCGCTACTTCGACGGCGGCGCCCGGCAGTTGGGCTCGTTCGGCGGCAACCTCCTCGCGTTCGCGGGGGCGATGCTCGGGCTCGTCCTGGCCGACGACCTCATGACCCTCTACCTGTTCTGGGAACTCACCACCGTCCTGTCCTTCCTGCTCATCGGCTACGACAGCGAGAAGCGCGCCAGCCGCCGCTGCGCGCTCCAGGCGTTGACGGTGACCTCGGTCGGCGGGCTCGCGATGTTCGTCGGCTTCCTGATGCTCGGTCACCTGGCGGGCACGTACCGGATCTCGCGCATCCTGGAGTCGCCGCCCGCCGCGAGCGGCACCCTCTCGGCCGCGCTCGTCCTGATCCTGTGCGGGGCGCTCGCCAAGTCGGCGATCTGGCCGCTGAGCATGTGGCTGCCGAACGCGATGGCGGCGCCCACCCCGGTCAGCGCCTATCTGCACGCCGCCGCGATGGTGAAGGCGGGCGTGTACCTGGTGGCGCGGTTCGCTCCCGCCTTCGCCCATGTCACGCCGTGGCGTCCGATGCTGCTGACCCTGGGCGCGGTGACGATGCTGCTCGGCGGGTGGCGTGCGCTGCGGCTCAACGACCTCAAGCTGGTGCTCGCCTACGGGACCGTCAGCCAGCTGGGCTTTCTGGTCGTGCTCGCGGGCGCCGGTTCGTACAACGCGGCCCTCGCGGCCATCGCGATGCTCCTGGGGCACGCGCTGTTCAAGGCGCCGCTGTTCCTGGTGACGGGGATCGTCGACCACGCGAGCGGCACCCGCGATCTGCGGAGCCTGTCGGGGGTGGGACGAAGACTTCCCTGGGTGTGCACGGTCGCCGTCCTCGCGGGCGCGTCGATGGCGGCGCTGCCGCCGTTGCTCGGGTTCGCGGCGAAGGAGGCGGCGTTCGAGGCGCTGCTGCACGGCAGCGCGGGCGAGCGCTGGGTACTCGCGTGCGTCGTCGTCGGATCCGCGCTCACCACCGCGTACACCCTGCGCTTCCTGTGGGGCGCGTTCGCGCGCAAGCCGGGGGTCGCCGACACGCCCGTGCACCGCGTCGGCGCCGCGTTCCTCGCGCCGCCCGCACTTCTTGCCCTCGCCGGACTGCTGCTCGGCCCGGGGATCGACTGGACGGCGCACCTCTTCGAGCAGTACGCGAAGCAGTACCCGACCCCCGCGCACCCCTACCACCTGGCGCTGTGGCACGGGTTCGGTCCTGCGCTCGGCCTGTCCGTGCTGGCGTGGGCGGGCGGCGCGGCGCTGTTCCTCGCGCGGGAGCCGGTGGTGCGGCTCGGGCGGCGGTTCGCCTGGCCGAAGGCGGACGAGGTGTTCGGCCGGACCGTGCTCGGCCTCGAACGGTCCTCGCTCCAGATCACGGGCGCGGTCCAGAAGGGCTCGCTGCCCTCGTACGTGGCGACGGTCCTGGGCGTCATGTTCCTCGGGCTGCTCGCGGTCCTCGCCACCGACCGGCCCTGGGGCGCCACCCCCGCGCCCCGAGTGTGGGACCACCCGATGCAGGCGGGCGTCGGCGCGCTGACGTGCGCCTGCGCGCTGATGTGCCTGGTGGTGCAGCGGCGCATGAAGGCGGCGGTGCTCGCGGGCCTGACCGGGTACGGCACGGCGCTCCTGTACGTCGTGCAGGGCGCGCCCGACCTGGCGCTCACCCAGTTCGGCGTGGAGACGGTGTCGACCGTGGTGCTCGTCCTCGTCCTGCGGCGCCTCCCAGTGTTCTTCGGCGATACGCAGCGGACCTGGCGGTGGGGTGTGAGCATGCTGCTCGCGCTCGGCAGCAGCGTGGCGGTTGCCTGCGCGGTGTGGCTGGCGGCGGGCGCACGTACGGCGGAGCCCGCGGGCGCGGCGCAGATCGAGGAGACCGCACACCACGGCCTCAAGGATGTCGTCGCGACGATCCTCGTGGACTTCCGGGCCTGGGACACCATGGGCGAGTCGGCCGTCCTCGCCGTCGCCGTCCTGGGTGTGACGAGCCTGCTGTACGTGCACCGCCGCCAGGGCCGTGCGACCGCGCCGGCGCCGCGGCTCCCGGGCGGGGTGACCGCGTGGTCGCTGGCGAACTCCCGGCTCAAGGTGCCCGCCAAGTACCAGCAGGGCGCGCCCGAACGCAGCTGGCTGGTGGCCGGTGACACCCTCGCGCCCGAGCACCGCTCGGTCGTCTTCGAGGTGGTCGCCCGGCTCGTCTTCCATCCGATCCTGATGCTGTCGGTGTACCTGCTGCTGTGCGCGGAGAACCTGCCGGGCGGCGGCTTCGTCGGCGGCCTCGTCGCCGGTGTCGCCCTGACGATCCGTTATCTGGCGGGCGGACGGCACGAGTTGGCGGTGGCGGCGCCGGTCCACCCGGGCTTCTTCACCGGGCTCGGCCTGACCCTGTCGACATCGGTCGCGCTCGTCGGGCTCGCCGACGGCACGGTGCTGCACGGCTGGACCTGGCACGGGCACCTGCCGCTGATCGGCGACTGGCACGCGAGCACCGCCGTCATCTTCGACCTCGGGGTGTACCTGCTGGTCCTCGGGGTGGTCCTGGACGTCGTACGGGCGCTCGGCTCGAAGATCGACCAGCAGACCGAGTACAGGGCGAGTCTCGCGCTCGCCGGGGAGGCTCAGAACCCGTGA
- a CDS encoding Na(+)/H(+) antiporter subunit C, with the protein MTVSLTLLVCAVVLTSAGGILIHTRSLTRVLVGIIVCGNGVNLFVLASTGAAGFPPLLYPGVEAAKVTDPLPQAIILTAVVITLATTAFVLAMAYRSSQLTGSDFVPDDVADRRVVLRAEISAERAELRELHREDGPSAWREERRDQRRRLRAERAYQARARDADGDLWDDVLGADPPKSSAADPAEPPETRPEETR; encoded by the coding sequence GTGACCGTCAGTCTCACCCTGCTGGTCTGCGCGGTCGTGCTGACCAGCGCAGGCGGGATCCTCATCCACACGCGCAGCCTCACCCGGGTGCTCGTCGGCATCATCGTGTGCGGCAACGGCGTCAATCTCTTCGTCCTCGCCTCGACGGGGGCGGCAGGCTTCCCGCCGCTGCTCTATCCGGGCGTCGAGGCGGCCAAGGTGACCGATCCGCTGCCGCAGGCCATCATCCTCACCGCCGTCGTGATCACGCTCGCCACCACGGCGTTCGTGCTCGCGATGGCGTACCGCAGCAGCCAGTTGACCGGTTCGGACTTCGTGCCGGACGACGTCGCGGACCGGCGGGTGGTGCTGCGCGCGGAGATCTCCGCCGAGCGGGCCGAACTGCGCGAGCTGCACCGCGAGGACGGCCCGAGCGCCTGGCGCGAGGAGCGGCGCGACCAGCGCCGACGGCTGCGTGCGGAGCGCGCCTACCAGGCCCGCGCCCGGGACGCGGACGGTGACCTGTGGGACGACGTCCTCGGTGCGGACCCGCCCAAGTCGTCCGCCGCCGACCCGGCCGAGCCCCCCGAGACCCGCCCGGAGGAGACCCGGTGA
- a CDS encoding Na+/H+ antiporter subunit D: MNSLVPLPVVLPLVVCGLTLFIGPRLRWLHRLITVGVLAAVVAVDVILLVEADRTGPLVVHLGDFGPPLGVTLVADRLAALMLLVSGAVTFIVLIYAMSQGMADREERAPIAVFHPAYLVLVAGVSLTFLAGDLVNLYVGFEIMLMASFVLLTVGATEPRVRAGSTYVVVSLVSSLVFLCGIAVTYAAAGTVNFAQLAQRMPELPLGVRTLAEVLLLTVFGVKAAAFPVAAWLPDSYPTAPAPVTAVFAGLLTKVGVYSMIRADTLFFPGNRLSGVLMAVAFASMIIGILGAVAQTDLKRLLSFTLVSHIGFMLYGLALGSRGGIGGAIVYTAHHITVQTTLFLAAGLLEKRYGTTELTRLGGTLRSAPLLAALWFVPAMNLAGIPPLSGFLGKLGLMRAGAAAGGVWSYTLLAAAAVTSLLTLYVMAKVWNLVFWRAAPAQPPSEDDVLEESDDSDSAPEESGGGGLSVATAVCVRTTMRVPRVMTAATAAAVVLGLSYTLLATPLTGLADRSAAELLSRTPYVEAVLNQ, encoded by the coding sequence GTGAACTCCCTCGTCCCACTGCCCGTCGTGCTGCCCCTCGTGGTGTGCGGGCTGACCCTGTTCATCGGGCCGCGGCTGCGCTGGCTGCACCGGCTGATCACCGTCGGGGTGCTCGCGGCGGTCGTCGCGGTCGATGTCATCCTGCTCGTCGAGGCCGACCGCACGGGCCCGCTCGTGGTCCACCTCGGCGACTTCGGGCCGCCGCTCGGCGTGACACTGGTCGCCGACCGGCTCGCCGCGCTGATGCTCCTGGTGTCCGGCGCCGTCACCTTCATCGTCCTCATCTACGCGATGAGCCAGGGCATGGCCGACCGGGAGGAGCGGGCGCCGATCGCGGTCTTCCACCCGGCGTATCTGGTCCTGGTCGCCGGGGTGTCGCTCACCTTCCTCGCGGGCGACCTCGTGAACCTCTACGTCGGCTTCGAGATCATGCTGATGGCCAGCTTCGTGCTGCTCACGGTGGGCGCCACGGAGCCTCGGGTGCGGGCCGGATCGACGTATGTCGTCGTCTCCCTCGTCTCGTCCCTGGTGTTCCTGTGCGGGATCGCCGTGACCTACGCCGCGGCGGGCACCGTGAACTTCGCGCAGCTGGCCCAGCGCATGCCCGAACTCCCGCTGGGAGTGCGCACGTTGGCGGAGGTGCTGCTGCTCACCGTGTTCGGGGTGAAGGCGGCGGCGTTCCCCGTCGCGGCCTGGCTGCCCGACTCGTACCCGACTGCGCCCGCACCGGTGACGGCCGTGTTCGCAGGGCTGCTCACCAAGGTCGGTGTGTACTCGATGATCCGCGCCGACACCCTCTTCTTCCCGGGCAACCGGCTCTCCGGCGTGCTGATGGCGGTGGCGTTCGCCTCGATGATCATCGGCATCCTCGGCGCGGTGGCGCAGACCGACCTCAAGCGCCTGTTGTCCTTCACGCTCGTCAGCCACATCGGCTTCATGCTGTACGGGCTCGCGCTCGGCAGCCGGGGCGGCATCGGCGGCGCCATCGTCTACACGGCGCACCACATCACCGTGCAGACGACGCTGTTCCTGGCCGCGGGGCTGCTCGAAAAGCGGTACGGGACAACGGAGTTGACGCGGCTGGGCGGCACGCTGCGCTCGGCCCCGCTGCTCGCCGCGCTCTGGTTCGTGCCCGCCATGAACCTTGCCGGGATCCCACCGCTGTCCGGGTTCCTCGGCAAGCTCGGCCTGATGCGGGCAGGTGCGGCGGCCGGCGGCGTCTGGTCGTACACGCTACTCGCCGCCGCGGCCGTGACCAGCCTGCTGACCCTGTACGTGATGGCGAAGGTGTGGAACCTGGTGTTCTGGCGGGCCGCCCCCGCCCAACCACCGTCCGAGGACGACGTGTTGGAGGAGAGCGACGATTCCGACTCGGCGCCGGAGGAGAGCGGGGGCGGCGGCCTCTCGGTGGCGACCGCGGTGTGCGTACGCACCACGATGCGCGTGCCCCGCGTCATGACCGCGGCGACGGCCGCCGCGGTCGTCCTCGGCCTCTCCTACACGCTGCTTGCCACCCCGCTGACCGGCCTCGCCGACCGCTCGGCCGCCGAGCTCCTCTCCCGCACGCCCTACGTGGAGGCGGTGCTCAACCAGTGA
- a CDS encoding Na+/H+ antiporter subunit E: protein MNSSSPRGRWRRIDLPLIAWLTVIWTLLWTGLSWGNVISGVVVAVLLCLVFPLPAVELDLRLRPIGIVRLAGYLLYDMTSSTVTVTWQTLRGKPGPAAVIAVPLRCRTDLMIAATAVAVSSVPGGALVEVNGSTATLFLHVVHADDPRAVDRARADVRRLETLVVRAFGTREEIGRLKESTPPDAPDAPDAPRTPDAPDAPEGRTPDA, encoded by the coding sequence GTGAACTCCTCAAGCCCCAGAGGCCGTTGGCGCCGCATCGACCTGCCGCTGATCGCCTGGCTCACGGTGATCTGGACGCTGCTGTGGACCGGCCTGAGCTGGGGCAACGTCATCAGCGGCGTGGTGGTCGCGGTCCTACTGTGCCTGGTCTTCCCGCTGCCCGCCGTCGAACTCGACCTGCGCCTGCGCCCGATCGGCATCGTCCGGCTCGCCGGCTACCTCCTGTACGACATGACGTCGTCCACGGTCACCGTGACCTGGCAGACACTGCGCGGCAAACCCGGGCCCGCGGCCGTGATCGCGGTGCCGCTGCGCTGCCGCACCGACCTGATGATCGCGGCGACCGCAGTCGCCGTGTCCAGCGTCCCCGGCGGCGCGCTCGTCGAGGTCAACGGCTCCACCGCCACCCTGTTCCTGCACGTCGTGCACGCCGACGACCCGCGGGCGGTGGACCGGGCCCGCGCCGACGTGCGACGCCTGGAGACCCTCGTCGTACGGGCCTTCGGCACGCGCGAGGAGATCGGCCGGCTCAAGGAGTCGACGCCACCGGACGCACCCGACGCTCCTGACGCACCCCGCACTCCTGACGCACCCGACGCTCCCGAAGGAAGGACGCCCGACGCATGA
- a CDS encoding monovalent cation/H+ antiporter complex subunit F, whose product MKLANDILLNGALVLIVLAGALLLVRIWRGPSMLDRAVAVDIAAVLIIAGIGVNAAITRTSYYLSIMLVTAFLGFTSSVAIARFIAARDRPGVRTRPGAVSLKKVQGPKERP is encoded by the coding sequence ATGAAGCTGGCCAACGACATCCTGCTCAACGGCGCGCTGGTGCTGATCGTCCTGGCCGGCGCGCTGCTCCTGGTGCGGATCTGGCGGGGCCCCTCGATGCTGGACCGGGCCGTGGCCGTCGACATCGCGGCGGTGCTCATCATCGCCGGGATCGGGGTCAACGCCGCTATCACGCGCACCAGTTATTACCTGTCGATCATGCTGGTGACCGCCTTCCTCGGCTTCACCAGCTCGGTGGCCATCGCCCGCTTCATCGCGGCGCGCGACCGGCCGGGGGTAAGGACGCGGCCCGGCGCCGTCTCCCTCAAGAAGGTCCAAGGCCCCAAGGAGCGCCCGTGA
- the mnhG gene encoding monovalent cation/H(+) antiporter subunit G → MNWYDVTDLAGSVLLFAGAAVCLTGVIGMLRLPDVLTRSHAATNPQTLGMLLLVAGVALRLRSGVDLGTLALVAFFQLLTSAVAAHLVARAAYRTGQVGEVALLRDELASARDRS, encoded by the coding sequence GTGAACTGGTACGACGTCACCGATCTCGCCGGCTCCGTTCTGCTGTTCGCCGGGGCGGCGGTGTGTCTGACGGGTGTCATCGGCATGCTCCGGCTGCCGGACGTGCTGACCCGCAGCCACGCCGCGACCAACCCGCAGACGCTCGGCATGTTGCTACTCGTGGCGGGCGTCGCGCTGCGCCTGCGCTCGGGCGTCGACCTGGGCACGCTCGCCCTTGTCGCCTTCTTCCAGCTCCTGACCAGCGCGGTCGCGGCCCATCTGGTGGCGCGGGCCGCGTACCGCACGGGTCAGGTCGGTGAAGTCGCGCTGCTTCGGGACGAGTTGGCCTCGGCGCGGGACCGGTCCTGA